One genomic segment of Theobroma cacao cultivar B97-61/B2 chromosome 6, Criollo_cocoa_genome_V2, whole genome shotgun sequence includes these proteins:
- the LOC18595097 gene encoding probable LRR receptor-like serine/threonine-protein kinase At3g47570: MDVRKLHFLSSALFIHCCFMVSYAMITVRNLTTDRHALLEFKHHIIDPHNILAKNWTNTQSVCNWVGVSCSAKPSRVIALSLPNMDLTGTVPPHLGNLSLLVSLNLSDNNFHGHFPSTIYNISSLQMISLASNGLSGSLPQDICRHLPKLEALYLHLNEFSGQIPSSIDECSNLQNLTLYLNGFSGIIPRSIGNLTRLKIVDMSGNNLEGEIPWEIGNLLSLEEFAVGDMRLIVGPIPASIFNISSLKVIYLYNNSLSGSIPHNMCHHLVKLETFHISYNEISGHIPSNIGDCGNLQYLSLSYNRFSGFIPRSIGNSTKLKKIYVGVNDLKGEIPREMENLITLELFSAVDMRLNGVIPPSIFNISSLEVIDVSNNSLSGKLPDMSSVSNLERLIVWGNNLSGNIPDSICNASKLTLLDLAQNSFHGLIPNTFGNLRFLEVLRLWSNNLTTQTSNGEWSFLSSLANCRHLRVLELSYNPLNALLPNSISNLSTSLQYLRVNDCKIRGKIPMEIGSLSNITALGLALNELSGSIPMTIGRLRNLQALHLGGNRLQGFLPHDLCGLKRLNTLSLGANELDGPLPTCLGDLTSLRSLNLSSNKFHSIIPSSFWSLRDILEVDLSSNYLIGPLPLDIENLKVLVYLDLSKNLLSSDIPVTIGSLDDIQLLALSSNRLQGPIPKSLGDLISLKVLDLSNNNLSGVIPKSLEKLLDLKYFDVSFNRLEGQIPSEGPFANFTAESFMKNYALCGSPRLQVPPCKNTIHRQSKKALVHVLKYVLPTIASVITIVACIIVYKKWQKRSTNSEIGEDSIPLKTWRRVSYNQLSRGTNGFSENNLLGSGSFGSVYKGILSDGTNVAIKVFKLQIDGAFRSFDNECEVLRNILHRNLVKVITSCSNIDFKALVLEYMPNGSLEEWLYSHNFFLDIFQRINIMIDVASALEYLHLGHPMPVIHCDLKPGNVLLDQDMVAHVGDFGIAKLLGEEDSMKQTLTLATIGYMAPEYGSTGILSVKSDVYSYGILLMEVFTRKKPTDEIFTEEMSMKHWVERSFSDGIIGVADSSLIHAMDEFFVVKANCISSVMRLALDCSAELPEDRKDMKDVVSMLKNIKIMFLKNIEEDQ; the protein is encoded by the exons ATGGACGTGAGGAAATTACATTTTCTCTCGTCAGCTTTGTTCATTCACTGCTGTTTCATGGTTAGCTACGCCATGATTACTGTGAGGAACCTCACCACTGACCGGCATGCACTTCTCGAATTTAAACACCACATCATTGATCCTCACAACATCTTAGCCAAAAACTGGACCAACACCCAATCTGTTTGCAACTGGGTTGGTGTCTCTTGCTCTGCTAAGCCTAGCAGAGTCATAGCTCTGAGCCTTCCCAACATGGATCTTACAGGAACTGTCCCTCCACACCTAGGAAATCTCTCCTTGCTAGTGTCTCTCAATTTGAGCGACAACAATTTCCATGGCCATTTTCCTTCAACCATTTACAACATTTCCTCTCTACAGATGATCTCTCTTGCATCTAATGGTCTATCTGGTAGTTTGCCCCAAGATATATGTCGCCATCTGCCCAAACTTGAGGCACTGTACTTGCACTTGAATGAGTTCTCCGGTCAAATTCCATCGAGTATAGATGAATGCAGcaatcttcaaaatttaacaTTGTACCTCAATGGATTCAGTGGCATCATCCCTAGGAGTATTGGCAATTTAACTAGGCTCAAAATAGTAGACATGAGTGGAAACAATTTGGAAG GTGAAATCCCTTGGGAAATTGGAAATCTTCTGAGCTTGGAGGAATTTGCTGTTGGAGACATGAGGCTAATTGTTGGTCCAATCCCAGCTTCCATCTTTAatatttcttctttgaaaGTAATTTATCTCTATAACAATAGTCTCTCTGGCAGCATTCCACATAATATGTGTCACCATCTTGTCAAACTTGAGACCTTTCATATATCCTACAACGAAATTTCTGGCCATATTCCTTCCAATATAGGTGACTGCGGAAATCTTCAATATTTATCATTATCTTATAATCGGTTCAGTGGTTTTATCCCAAGGAGTATCGGAAATTCAACCAAACTCAAGAAGATATATGTAGGTGTTAATGATTTAAAAG GTGAAATTCCAAGAGAGATGGAAAATCTTATTACATTGGAGTTATTTTCAGCCGTAGACATGCGTCTAAATGGGGTGATTCCACCTTCCATCTTCAACATTTCTTCTTTGGAAGTAATTGACGTCTCAAACAATAGCCTGTCTG GTAAATTGCCAGACATGAGCTCTGTTTCAAATCTTGAGAGACTCATTGTATGGGGAAACAATCTCAGTGGAAACATCCCAGACTCCATCTGCAATGCTTCTAAGCTCACACTCCTAGACTTAGCCCAGAACTCATTCCATGGCCTTATTCCGAATACATTTGGCAATTTAAGGTTCCTTGAGGTGTTGCGCCTTTGGTCCAACAATTTGACTACACAAACTTCAAATGGTGAGTGGAGCTTTCTCTCTTCCTTGGCAAATTGTCGGCATTTAAGAGTTTTAGAGCTATCATACAACCCATTGAATGCCCTTCTTCCAAATTCTATCTCAAATCTCTCTACTTCACTCCAATATTTACGTGTCAATGATTGCAAAATTAGAGGCAAGATTCCCATGGAAATTGGCAGCTTAAGCAACATTACAGCTTTAGGCCTTGCCCTCAATGAGTTGAGTGGATCTATTCCAATGACAATAGGAAGGCTAAGAAATCTTCAAGCTTTGCATCTTGGTGGAAATAGATTACAAGGGTTCCTTCCACATGATCTTTGTGGTTTAAAGAGATTGAACACATTATCATTAGGTGCTAATGAGCTTGATGGACCTTTACCGACATGTTTGGGTGATTTGACTTCTTTGAGATCTCTGAACTTGTCCTCTAACAAGTTTCATTCGATAATACCTTCATCTTTTTGGAGCCTCAGAGATATCTTAGAAGTAGACTTGTCGTCAAACTATCTTATCGGTCCACTTCCACTTGACATCGAAAATTTGAAGGTACTAGTATATTTGGATTTGTCAAAGAATTTGTTATCAAGTGATATTCCGGTCACAATTGGGAGTCTCGATGATATTCAACTTCTAGCACTTTCTAGTAATAGATTACAAGGTCCTATTCCTAAATCATTGGGCGACTTGATAAGTTTGAAAGTCTTGGATTTATCAAACAACAATCTCTCTGGAGTCATTCCCAAGTCTTTGGAAAAACTTCTTGATCTCAAGTATTTTGATGTGTCTTTCAATAGATTGGAAGGACAAATCCCCAGTGAAGGGCCCTTTGCCAACTTCACAGCTGAATcattcatgaaaaattatgcACTTTGTGGTTCACCTAGACTACAAGTCCCCCCTTGCAAAAATACCATCCATCGACAATCCAAGAAGGCCCTTGTGCATGTGTTGAAATATGTTTTACCAACAATTGCTTCAGTAATAACAATTGTAGCCTGCATTATTGTCTACAAAAAATGGCAGAAGAGGAGCACAAATTCAGAAATTGGGGAAGATTCGATTCCTTTAAAAACATGGAGAAGAGTTTCATATAATCAACTCTCGCGGGGGACTAATGGCTTTAGTGAAAACAACTTGCTTGGTTCAGGAAGTTTTGGCTCTGTATATAAAGGAATACTTTCAGATGGGACAAATGTTGCAATCAAAGTTTTCAAATTACAAATAGATGGAGCATTTAGGAGTTTTGATAACGAATGTGAAGTGCTGCGCAATATCCTTCATCGGAATCTTGTCAAGGTCATTACTAGTTGCTCTAATATTGACTTCAAAGCCTTGGTTCTTGAATATATGCCTAATGGGAGCCTTGAGGAATGGTTATATTCTCACAATTTTTTCCTAGATATCTTTCAAAGAATCAATATAATGATCGATGTAGCATCAGCACTGGAATACCTCCATTTGGGACATCCAATGCCTGTAATCCATTGTGATTTAAAACCAGGTAATGTCTTACTAGATCAAGACATGGTTGCACATGTGGGAGATTTTGGTATTGCCAAACTATTGGGAGAGGAAGATTCCATGAAACAAACGCTTACGCTTGCCACTATTGGCTATATGGCACCAG AATACGGATCGACGGGAATTCTTTCTGTAAAAAGTGATGTTTATAGTTATGGTATTCTATTAATGGAGGTCTTCACAAGAAAAAAACCCACAGATGAAATTTTTACTGAAGAAATGAGTATGAAGCATTGGGTGGAAAGGTCATTCTCTGATGGAATAATTGGTGTGGCAGATTCGAGTTTAATCCATGCAATGGATGAATTCTTTGTTGTTAAAGCAAATTGTATATCATCTGTTATGAGGTTAGCTTTGGATTGTTCGGCTGAATTACCTGAAGACAGGAAAGATATGAAGGATGTTGTTTCCATgctcaaaaatattaaaataatgtttCTGAAGAACATTGAGGAGGATCAATAA
- the LOC18595098 gene encoding testis-expressed sequence 2 protein has translation MLSVFIVGLFVGVLAIVSVEALGVLFVLNRLNRKIKKESDATQHPKLQTQQPLDFAYSKQGIVWVLEPEKVPLREPKRKKELLLEVSPSRKHGKIEGNSLILTHSDASRTTIPLKGCVIEAVSATNLPSRKWAKKFPIKMENQTSLIYKGSKIVYLFLETSWEKESWCKALRLASCEDKEKLKWFTMLNLDFHAYLASLNAGYPSFMKPSLGFSAEPIDKGSRLDGTSSKVRLFWKKLSRRASKPGIENKGIWTYQPVREERKTEKQQPFQDSVTNKVPNSSIEENMAFPLSQGFPRSASQSCTSVASDADSEQDRLNFDEGTLCWNLIISRIFFDIKGNAGFKSSIQTRIQRTLSNMRTPSYIGEIICTGVDIGNLPPYIHAMRLLATDMNEVWAFEVDAEYSGGALLDVETRLEVQDQAFQKGIVDANSESNSVENMSSDLLEGFEHFGKHLNLPEEDEVDPKVDGLKGSKGTSTTSYVSRWKSVLNSVAKQVSQVPLSLSIRVASLRGTLRLYIKPPPSDQLWFGFTSMPDIEFDLESSIGEHKITSGHIALFLISRFKAAIRETMVLPNCESACIPWMLAEKDDWVPKKVAPFIWLNQEAVTDNNIVCEAQGPQLTESKAKENRRTSDSEHQQPKVDSLQPPVVECAAMPSSSSVDSSSIRSKSLQDLRTPLLATDEPHEACQENREEASDSESLSRPLVEFERQSDVIDDNDSRPKKMGRKARMLDLGKKMGEKFEEKRRHIEEKSRHIVEKMRGP, from the exons ATGTTGAGCGTGTTCATTGTTGGGTTGTTTGTTGGGGTGTTAGCAATTGTCAGTGTGGAAGCCCTGGGAGTGCTGTTTGTGTTAAATCGGTTGAATCGGAAGATCAAGAAAGAATCTGATGCGACCCAGCATCCCAAACTCCAAACCCAACAGCCCCTCGATTTCGCTTACAGTAAGCAG GGGATTGTTTGGGTTTTGGAACCAGAAAAAGTTCCACTCAGAGAGCCCAAGAGAAAGAAGGAATTGCTGTTGGAGGTTTCTCCTTCTAGAAAACATGGCAAAATCGAGGGCAACAGCCTGATTTTGACACATTCTGATGCTTCCCGCACTACTATTCCCCTCAAGGGCTGCGTAATTGAGGCTGTTTCCGCTACTAACTTGCCCTCGAGAAAATG GGCCAAGAAATTTCcaataaaaatggaaaaccAGACTTCACTAATATACAAGGGAAGTAAAATCGTTTACCTTTTTCTGGAGACTTCCTGGGAGAAGGAGTCATGGTGCAAAGCTCTTCGTCTTGCATCATGTGAGgataaagaaaagttgaagtGGTTCACCATGTTGAATCTAGATTTCCATGCTTACCTGGCATCTTTAAATGCTGGATATCCTTCATTTATGAAACCCTCATTAGGTTTCAGTGCTGAGCCAATTGATAAGGGAAGTAGGCTTGATGGAACTTCATCAAAAGTTAGATTATTTTGGAAAAAGCTGTCCAGAAGGGCTTCGAAGCCTGGTATAGAAAATAAGGGAATTTGGACTTATCAACCTGTCCGTGAAGAGAGAAAGACTGAAAAACAGCAGCCATTCCAAGATTCAGTGACAAACAAGGTGCCTAACAGTTCGATCGAAGAAAATATGGCATTTCCATTATCACAAGGTTTTCCTCGCTCAGCTAGTCAAAGTTGTACTTCTGTTGCTTCTGATGCTGATTCTGAACAAGACAGGCTAAATTTCGATGAAGGAACACTCTGCTGGAACTTGATAATTTCTCGAATCTTTTTTGATATCAAAGGCAATGCAGGGTTTAAAAGTTCCATTCAAACACGGATTCAG AGAACATTGTCCAATATGAGGACCCCTAGTTACATAGGTGAAATCATTTGTACTGGTGTAGACATTGGGAATCTCCCGCCTTATATCCATGCAATGAGGCTTCTCGCTACAGACATGAATGAGGTATGGGCGTTTGAGGTTGATGCTGAATATTCTGGTGGAGCTTTGTTAGATGTTGAAACAAGACTTGAAGTTCAGGACCAGGCTTTTCAAAAAGGCATAGTGGATGCAAATTCAGAATCAAATTCTGTTGAGAATATGTCTTCAGACCTTCTTGAAGGCTTTGAGCACTTTGGAAAGCATTTGAATCTTCCTGAAGAGGATGAGGTTGACCCTAAAGTTG ATGGTCTAAAAGGCTCTAAAGGTACATCGACAACAAGTTATGTGTCTCGCTGGAAGTCTGTTCTAAATTCCGTAGCTAAACAGGTTTCACAG GTGCCTTTGTCTTTGTCAATAAGGGTTGCATCCCTTCGAGGAACACTGCGGTTATATATAAAGCCACCTCCTTCTGATCAGTTATGGTTTGGCTTCACCTCCATGCCTGATATAGAGTTTGACCTTGAGTCTTCTATTGGGGAACACAAGATAACTAGTGGACATATTGCTTTATTCTTGATCAGTCGCTTTAAG GCAGCCATAAGGGAAACTATGGTGCTTCCAAATTGTGAAAGTGCATGCATTCCTTGGATGTTAGCAGAAAAAGATGATTGGGTGCCAAAGAAAGTTGCCCCATTTATATGGCTTAATCAAGAAGCAGTTACTGATAATAACATTGTGTGTGAAGCTCAAGGCCCTCAACTTACTGAATCAAAAGCGAAGGAAAACAGGAGAACCTCAGACAGTGAGCATCAACAACCAAAGGTGGATTCCTTGCAGCCACCAGTTGTTGAGTGTGCGGCCATGCCTTCTTCAAGCTCCGTGGATTCTTCTTCTATAAGGAGTAAGTCCTTGCAAGATCTAAGAACTCCCCTTCTTGCAACTGATGAACCACATGAAGCATGCCAGGAGAATAGAGAGGAAGCTTCAGATTCAGAGTCATTATCTAGGCCATTGGTAGAGTTTGAAAGGCAGAGTGATGTAATTGATGACAATGATTCAAGGCCAAAGAAGATGGGTAGAAAGGCAAGGATGCTTGATTTGGGGAAGAAAATGGGGGAGAAATTTGAAGAGAAGAGGCGTCACATCGAAGAAAAGAGTAGACATATTGTTGAGAAGATGAGAGGGCCTTGA
- the LOC18595099 gene encoding subtilisin-like protease SBT2.2 isoform X2 codes for MGNVCWVYLVLAVCFGLFVNTLSQGDSDSDAITAVYIVTLKQVPAVHHFEEELRRKGYQGFHHGGASGRLNRNNSRSHQNSSSYFSRVHDSILRRALRREKYLKLYSYHYLINGFAVLVTTEQAGKLSRRREVANVVLDFSVRTATTHTPQFLGLPKGAWSQEGGYETAGEGIVIGFIDTGIDPTHPSFADHVSDHSYPVPAHFSGICEVTRDFPSGSCNRKLVGARHFAASAITRGIFNSSQDYASPFDGDGHGTHTASVAAGNHGIPVVVAGHHFGNASGMAPHSHIAVYKALYKSFGGFAADVVAGIDQAAQDGVDIISLSITPNRRPPGIATFFNPIDMALLSAVKAGIFVVQAAGNTGPSPKSMSSFSPWIFTIGAASHDRAYSNSIILGNNVTIPGVGLASGTDKDETYTLISALHALCNDTTLADDMYVGECQDSSNFNPELIEGNLLICSYSIRFVLGLSTIKLAVQTAKNLSAAGVVFYMDPFVIGFQLNPTPLEMPGIIIPSPDDSKILLQYYNSSLERDGLTKKIIRFGAVASISGGLKANYSVSAPKVMYYSARGPDPEDSFLDDADIMKPNLIAPGNLIWAAWSSHGTDSVEFQGENFAMMSGTSMAAPHIAGLAALIKQKFPYFSPAAIASALSTTASLYDKSGGPIMAQRAYTNPDLNQSPATPFDMGSGFVNATSALDPGLILDSTYDDYMSFLCGINGSGPVVLNYTGQNCWVYNSTIGSADLNLPSITIAKLNQSKTVLRSVTNIAGNETYKVGWSAPYGVSMKVSPTHFFIGTGEKQVLTIIFNATMNNISASFGRIGLFGNQGHNISIPLSVIVKFSYKRTDG; via the exons ATGGGGAACGTTTGTTGGGTGTATTTGGTGCTGGCAGTTTGTTTTGGGTTGTTTGTGAACACTCTAAGTCAGGGGGATTCAGATTCAGACGCAATTACAGCTGTGTACATTGTCACTCTTAAGCAAGTTCCTGCTGTTCATCACTTTGAGGAAGAACTAAGAAGGAAGGGTTATCAGGGGTTCCACCATGGTGGTGCTTCAGGGAGATTAAACAG GAATAATTCAAGATCTCATCAAAATTCTAGCTCTTATTTTTCTCGAGTTCATGATTCTATATTGAGGCGGGCCTTGAGGAGGGAGAAATATCTGAAGTTGTATAGTTACCACTACTTGATAAATGGCTTTGCTGTGCTTGTTACCACTGAACAG GCGGGCAAGCTTTCAAGGAGAAGAGAAGTTGCGAATGTTGTTTTGGATTTCTCTGTTAGAACTGCAACCACCCATACTCCACAGTTCTTGGGTCTACCGAAGGGAGCATGGTCCCAAGAAGGCGGATATGAAACTGCAGGAGAAGGAATTGTGATTGGGTTTATTGATACTGGCATTGATCCAACACATCCCAGCTTTGCTGATCATGTATCAGATCATTCGTACCCAGTTCCTGCCCATTTTTCTGGGATTTGTGAGGTGACTCGGGATTTTCCTTCTGGTTCATGCAATAGGAAGCTTGTTGGAGCACGCCATTTTGCAGCATCTGCTATAACAAGAGGAATATTTAATTCATCTCAGGACTATGCATCACCATTTGATGGTGATGGCCATGGCAC GCATACAGCTTCTGTTGCTGCAGGAAACCATGGGATTCCGGTGGTGGTAGCAGGGCACCACTTTGGAAATGCTAGTGGGATGGCTCCTCATTCACA TATTGCTGTTTACAAGGCTTTATATAAGAGCTTTGGAGGATTTGCTGCAGATGTTGTTGCTGGCATAGACCAG GCAGCTCAAGATGGGGTGGACATAATAAGCTTATCGATCACTCCCAACAGGCGTCCACCTGGTATCGCAACATTTTTCAATCCTATTGACATGGCATTGTTATCAGCTGTCAAGGCTGGCATTTTTGTTGTGCAAGCTGCCGGCAATACTGGACCATCACCTAAGAGCATGTCTTCTTTCAGTCCATGGATCTTCACCATTGGTGCTGCCTCTCATGACAGAGCATATTCTAACTCTATCATCCTTGGAAACAATGTGACCATCCCTGGAGTTGGACTTGCAT CGGGGACGGATAAAGATGAAACGTATACACTGATTTCTGCACTTCATGCTCTATGCAATGACACAACACTTGCCGATGATATGTATGTGGGTGAATGCCAAGACTCTAGTAACTTCAACCCGGAACTTATTGAAGGAAACCTGTTAATCTGTAGCTATTCAATCCGATTTGTGCTTGGACTCTCCACCATCAAGCTGGCCGTACAAACCGCGAAAAACCTTAGTGCAGCTGGAGTTGTGTTCTACATGGACCCTTTTGTAATTGGTTTTCAGCTCAATCCCACGCCGTTGGAAATGCCCGGCATCATAATTCCATCCCCAGATGATTCCAAG ATTTTACTCCAATATTACAATTCTTCATTGGAGAGAGATGGACttacaaagaaaattattagatttggGGCAGTTGCAAGCATTTCAGGTGGACTGAAAGCAAACTACAGTGTATCTGCTCCAAAGGTTATGTATTATTCTGCCAGGGGACCGGATCCAGAGGACAGTTTTCTAGATGATGCAGACATAATGAAACCCAACCTGATTGCTCCTGGAAATTTGATATGGGCTGCCTGGAGTTCTCATGGCACAGACTCAGTTGAATTCCAAG GTGAAAACTTTGCTATGATGTCTGGGACAAGCATGGCTGCACCTCATATTGCTGGGCTTGCTGCACTGATAAAGCAAAAGTTTCCTTATTTCAGTCCTGCAGCCATTGCATCTGCACTTTCTACAACTGCTTCTCTTTATGACAAGAGTGGTGGCCCCATAATGGCCCAGCGTGCTTACACTAATCCTGATTTAAACCAGTCTCCAGCAACACCATTTGACATGGGCAGTGGTTTTGTAAATGCAACTTCAGCTCTTGATCCGGGTCTGATCTTGGATTCCA CTTATGATGATTATATGTCCTTTCTTTGTGGCATTAACGGTTCTGGTCCTGTGGTCTTAAATTACACTGGTCAAAACTGTTGGGTTTATAATTCTACCATTGGCAGTGCAGACCTGAACCTGCCTTCAATCACCATTGCAAAACTGAACCAGTCTAAAACGGTTTTAAGATCAGTGACTAACATTGCTGGCAATGAAACTTACAAGGTTGGCTGGAGTGCTCCTTATGGGGTTTCCATGAAGGTCAGTCCAACTCACTTCTTTATTGGCACTGGAGAGAAGCAGGTCTTGACTATTATCTTTAATGCCACAATGAACAACATTTCTGCCAGCTTTGGGAGGATTGGACTTTTTGGAAACCAAGGTCATAATATCAGCATCCCATTATCAGTTATTGTCAAATTTTCCTACAAAAGGACTGATGGCTGA
- the LOC18595099 gene encoding subtilisin-like protease SBT2.2 isoform X1 — MGNVCWVYLVLAVCFGLFVNTLSQGDSDSDAITAVYIVTLKQVPAVHHFEEELRRKGYQGFHHGGASGRLNRFHKPRNNSRSHQNSSSYFSRVHDSILRRALRREKYLKLYSYHYLINGFAVLVTTEQAGKLSRRREVANVVLDFSVRTATTHTPQFLGLPKGAWSQEGGYETAGEGIVIGFIDTGIDPTHPSFADHVSDHSYPVPAHFSGICEVTRDFPSGSCNRKLVGARHFAASAITRGIFNSSQDYASPFDGDGHGTHTASVAAGNHGIPVVVAGHHFGNASGMAPHSHIAVYKALYKSFGGFAADVVAGIDQAAQDGVDIISLSITPNRRPPGIATFFNPIDMALLSAVKAGIFVVQAAGNTGPSPKSMSSFSPWIFTIGAASHDRAYSNSIILGNNVTIPGVGLASGTDKDETYTLISALHALCNDTTLADDMYVGECQDSSNFNPELIEGNLLICSYSIRFVLGLSTIKLAVQTAKNLSAAGVVFYMDPFVIGFQLNPTPLEMPGIIIPSPDDSKILLQYYNSSLERDGLTKKIIRFGAVASISGGLKANYSVSAPKVMYYSARGPDPEDSFLDDADIMKPNLIAPGNLIWAAWSSHGTDSVEFQGENFAMMSGTSMAAPHIAGLAALIKQKFPYFSPAAIASALSTTASLYDKSGGPIMAQRAYTNPDLNQSPATPFDMGSGFVNATSALDPGLILDSTYDDYMSFLCGINGSGPVVLNYTGQNCWVYNSTIGSADLNLPSITIAKLNQSKTVLRSVTNIAGNETYKVGWSAPYGVSMKVSPTHFFIGTGEKQVLTIIFNATMNNISASFGRIGLFGNQGHNISIPLSVIVKFSYKRTDG, encoded by the exons ATGGGGAACGTTTGTTGGGTGTATTTGGTGCTGGCAGTTTGTTTTGGGTTGTTTGTGAACACTCTAAGTCAGGGGGATTCAGATTCAGACGCAATTACAGCTGTGTACATTGTCACTCTTAAGCAAGTTCCTGCTGTTCATCACTTTGAGGAAGAACTAAGAAGGAAGGGTTATCAGGGGTTCCACCATGGTGGTGCTTCAGGGAGATTAAACAGGTTTCACAAACCAAG GAATAATTCAAGATCTCATCAAAATTCTAGCTCTTATTTTTCTCGAGTTCATGATTCTATATTGAGGCGGGCCTTGAGGAGGGAGAAATATCTGAAGTTGTATAGTTACCACTACTTGATAAATGGCTTTGCTGTGCTTGTTACCACTGAACAG GCGGGCAAGCTTTCAAGGAGAAGAGAAGTTGCGAATGTTGTTTTGGATTTCTCTGTTAGAACTGCAACCACCCATACTCCACAGTTCTTGGGTCTACCGAAGGGAGCATGGTCCCAAGAAGGCGGATATGAAACTGCAGGAGAAGGAATTGTGATTGGGTTTATTGATACTGGCATTGATCCAACACATCCCAGCTTTGCTGATCATGTATCAGATCATTCGTACCCAGTTCCTGCCCATTTTTCTGGGATTTGTGAGGTGACTCGGGATTTTCCTTCTGGTTCATGCAATAGGAAGCTTGTTGGAGCACGCCATTTTGCAGCATCTGCTATAACAAGAGGAATATTTAATTCATCTCAGGACTATGCATCACCATTTGATGGTGATGGCCATGGCAC GCATACAGCTTCTGTTGCTGCAGGAAACCATGGGATTCCGGTGGTGGTAGCAGGGCACCACTTTGGAAATGCTAGTGGGATGGCTCCTCATTCACA TATTGCTGTTTACAAGGCTTTATATAAGAGCTTTGGAGGATTTGCTGCAGATGTTGTTGCTGGCATAGACCAG GCAGCTCAAGATGGGGTGGACATAATAAGCTTATCGATCACTCCCAACAGGCGTCCACCTGGTATCGCAACATTTTTCAATCCTATTGACATGGCATTGTTATCAGCTGTCAAGGCTGGCATTTTTGTTGTGCAAGCTGCCGGCAATACTGGACCATCACCTAAGAGCATGTCTTCTTTCAGTCCATGGATCTTCACCATTGGTGCTGCCTCTCATGACAGAGCATATTCTAACTCTATCATCCTTGGAAACAATGTGACCATCCCTGGAGTTGGACTTGCAT CGGGGACGGATAAAGATGAAACGTATACACTGATTTCTGCACTTCATGCTCTATGCAATGACACAACACTTGCCGATGATATGTATGTGGGTGAATGCCAAGACTCTAGTAACTTCAACCCGGAACTTATTGAAGGAAACCTGTTAATCTGTAGCTATTCAATCCGATTTGTGCTTGGACTCTCCACCATCAAGCTGGCCGTACAAACCGCGAAAAACCTTAGTGCAGCTGGAGTTGTGTTCTACATGGACCCTTTTGTAATTGGTTTTCAGCTCAATCCCACGCCGTTGGAAATGCCCGGCATCATAATTCCATCCCCAGATGATTCCAAG ATTTTACTCCAATATTACAATTCTTCATTGGAGAGAGATGGACttacaaagaaaattattagatttggGGCAGTTGCAAGCATTTCAGGTGGACTGAAAGCAAACTACAGTGTATCTGCTCCAAAGGTTATGTATTATTCTGCCAGGGGACCGGATCCAGAGGACAGTTTTCTAGATGATGCAGACATAATGAAACCCAACCTGATTGCTCCTGGAAATTTGATATGGGCTGCCTGGAGTTCTCATGGCACAGACTCAGTTGAATTCCAAG GTGAAAACTTTGCTATGATGTCTGGGACAAGCATGGCTGCACCTCATATTGCTGGGCTTGCTGCACTGATAAAGCAAAAGTTTCCTTATTTCAGTCCTGCAGCCATTGCATCTGCACTTTCTACAACTGCTTCTCTTTATGACAAGAGTGGTGGCCCCATAATGGCCCAGCGTGCTTACACTAATCCTGATTTAAACCAGTCTCCAGCAACACCATTTGACATGGGCAGTGGTTTTGTAAATGCAACTTCAGCTCTTGATCCGGGTCTGATCTTGGATTCCA CTTATGATGATTATATGTCCTTTCTTTGTGGCATTAACGGTTCTGGTCCTGTGGTCTTAAATTACACTGGTCAAAACTGTTGGGTTTATAATTCTACCATTGGCAGTGCAGACCTGAACCTGCCTTCAATCACCATTGCAAAACTGAACCAGTCTAAAACGGTTTTAAGATCAGTGACTAACATTGCTGGCAATGAAACTTACAAGGTTGGCTGGAGTGCTCCTTATGGGGTTTCCATGAAGGTCAGTCCAACTCACTTCTTTATTGGCACTGGAGAGAAGCAGGTCTTGACTATTATCTTTAATGCCACAATGAACAACATTTCTGCCAGCTTTGGGAGGATTGGACTTTTTGGAAACCAAGGTCATAATATCAGCATCCCATTATCAGTTATTGTCAAATTTTCCTACAAAAGGACTGATGGCTGA